The genomic region TTGTTGGCTATCAACCTAAAAATTAAACGATGAAAAAAATTGTAATTATTGTATTGGTAGTTTTGCTGAGTGCTTGCAGCTCAGATAGTAGTGATACGGGAAATATTACTGATGGCCAAGGGGGGAGTTTAGCTCGTTTTACTCTTTCCGGAAATTATTTATATACCGTTGGAGATCAATCTTTAAGTGTATTTGATGTTTCAAATACTGAAAATCCTGTTTTTAAAGGTGACACCTATATAGGTTTTGATATTGAAACTTTATTTGGACTTGGTGATAAACTTTTTGTGGGAAGCCGACTAGGAATGTACATTTATGATATTTCTTCTCCCGAAAATCCATTGCGATTGGCAGAAGTAAGCCACATTAGAAGCTGTGATCCTGTAGTTTCTTCAGGTGATTATACCTATGTAACCTTGCATACCAATTCTTCCTGCCAGGGAAACATCAACCAGTTAGAGATTTATAATACTGAAAACCCGCTTTATCCTGAATTATTAACGACCGTACCAATGAATCAGCCTATAGGTTTAGGTTTATATAATCATTACTTACTGGTAACCGATTTAGATATAGTGCGGGTCTTAGATGTATCTGAACCTCAATATCCAAAATTTGTGTCATTTATTCCTGTGAAAGGTTTTGATGTGATTATTAGGGGGGACGAATTATTTGTGATTGGAGACGAAAACCTTACACAATTTGA from Zunongwangia profunda SM-A87 harbors:
- a CDS encoding LVIVD repeat-containing protein, yielding MKKIVIIVLVVLLSACSSDSSDTGNITDGQGGSLARFTLSGNYLYTVGDQSLSVFDVSNTENPVFKGDTYIGFDIETLFGLGDKLFVGSRLGMYIYDISSPENPLRLAEVSHIRSCDPVVSSGDYTYVTLHTNSSCQGNINQLEIYNTENPLYPELLTTVPMNQPIGLGLYNHYLLVTDLDIVRVLDVSEPQYPKFVSFIPVKGFDVIIRGDELFVIGDENLTQFELSIGEDELIYTETGSIEF